The Campylobacter concisus DNA segment TTAAATTTTTACCATAAACAGAAACACTTAAAACATCATCAATTAGTCCAGAGTGCAAATAAAGGCTATTGTAAAGCTCGCCACTTATATTTTTATTTCTTGCAAATTTATAGCTTGAGCCAAGATTTGCACCAAATTCATTACTAAACTCATCTGTAATGATATTTATAACTCCGCCTAGTGCATCGCTTCCATAAAGCGAGCTCATAGGTCCACGTATCACTTCAATACGGCTTATCGCACTTGCTGGTGGGACGAAACTATATGAGCCTCCAACACTTCTAAGTCCTTTATAGGCGTTATCGCCTGGTACTGGCATGCCATTTACTAGAATTTTAGTAAATCTTGGAGAGAATCCACGTATAGAAATTCCTCGTCTATTTGCCGCTGCGGGACTTGTCCCAAAAAGACTTGGGATATCTTTAGTCATGCTCTCGATATCTTTGTGATTTTTCTTTTCTAATGCCTCTTTAGTTATAACGCTAAGCGTTGCTGGTGCGTCTTTGATATTTTGTTCAAATCCTGTCGCACTCACTACTTTAACTTCTGGTAGAGCTTTATCTTCATTTGCAAAAAGCGGTAAATTTATAAAAATTGCCGCGCAAATAGAAAATTTTAATGCACTTTTCACAAAAACTCCTTATAAAAATTTAATGCACATTTTACTAAAATTAAATAATCGTTATCAATATCATACGTAACGCTAAAGGGATTAAATTTAACGCTTGAGGGATAAAATGATAAATTTAGACAAAAAATATGGAACGAGAAAGATATCTCAAAAGGAAAAACAAGTAAGCGTGGAGTTTTTCAAGCAAAGCAGTGGTATCAGCTATCTAAAAAGTGAAATTTTATGTAATGGCAGGATAAAAAGAGATCGTCATAAGTCTAAAAAATACCTATTTTTAATGTTTAATGAGGATAAAAACGATCTTTGCTTTAAGCTTGATAAAAAAGAGTATATCTTAAACAAAGATGAATTTTGCATTGGGCTTGTTAATGACGATTTTAAAGGTGTCTTTGAGTATCAAAATAAATTTTATAAGACAAAAACACTACTTTTTGACGAAAGCTACGCAAATAAGCTTGAGATATTTGCTGGACTTAGATTTGATGATAAATTTGAGCTTTTGAAATACAAAAAAGATTTAGCTCAAATTTGCGTTTTAAATGAACTTGAGACGACAAATTTATATGAAGGCACGATCAGGGAAATTTTTACCGAGTCAAAAATTTTAGAGCTTATTTATAAAAGTAAAATACAAAAAGAGAGCGAAATTTCACTTAGTAGAGATGAAGAAAAGACTCTTTTAAAAGCTAAAATGATCTTGCTAAGTCGTATGCAAAATCCTCCAAGTATCAAGGAGCTAGCTCATCTTTGTGGCACAAATGACTTTTGGCTAAAGAAAAATTTTAAGCTATTTTTCAAAGATACGATCTATCAGCTCTTAGCAAAAGAGCGCCTAAAGCTAGCTTTTACTCTTTTAGAGCAAAACGATATCAGCATAAAAGAAGCTGCAAATATCGTAGGTTATGCAAATACTGCACATTTTGCAAAAATTTTTAAGATAAATTTTGGCTTTTTGCCAAGCAAACTCTTAAAGACAAAAAGCTACTTTTAAACTGCTATAAATGCCAAATTTCTTATAATCGCCAAAATTTTAAAGAGAGAAATTTGCAAGTTTATATCCACGTGCCATTTTGTGAAAGCAAGTGTCCTTATTGTGCTTTTGGCTCAAGTGACGACGAATTTAACAAGGTTAGCGCCTATTTTAAGGCACTTTGCCTTGATCTAAATTTTCAGCTAAAAAGCCAAAATGTAAAAGAAATTTCTACTATCTTTTTTGGTGGCGGCACACCAAGCGCGGTAAATGCTAAGCTTTATGATGAAATTTTTAGCATTTTAGCTCCTCTTTGCACTCCAACAACTGAGATCACACTTGAAGCAAATCCAAATTCTGCAAATTTAGCCTGGCTAAAGCATGTTA contains these protein-coding regions:
- a CDS encoding helix-turn-helix domain-containing protein, whose translation is MINLDKKYGTRKISQKEKQVSVEFFKQSSGISYLKSEILCNGRIKRDRHKSKKYLFLMFNEDKNDLCFKLDKKEYILNKDEFCIGLVNDDFKGVFEYQNKFYKTKTLLFDESYANKLEIFAGLRFDDKFELLKYKKDLAQICVLNELETTNLYEGTIREIFTESKILELIYKSKIQKESEISLSRDEEKTLLKAKMILLSRMQNPPSIKELAHLCGTNDFWLKKNFKLFFKDTIYQLLAKERLKLAFTLLEQNDISIKEAANIVGYANTAHFAKIFKINFGFLPSKLLKTKSYF